From a region of the Mobula birostris isolate sMobBir1 chromosome 28, sMobBir1.hap1, whole genome shotgun sequence genome:
- the LOC140189018 gene encoding histone H4 — MSGRGKGGKGLGKGGAKRHRKVLRDNIQGITKPAIRRLARRGGVKRISGLIYEETRGVLKVFLENVIRDAVTYTEHAKRKTVTAMDVVYALKRQGRTLYGFGG; from the coding sequence ATgtctggcagagggaaaggaggcaaAGGACTGGGCAAAGGCGGAGCCAAGCGGCACCGTAAAGTGCTCCGTGATAACATCCAGGGCATCACCAAACCGGCCATCCGCCGTCTGGCTCGCCGTGGCGGCGTCAAGCGGATCTCGGGTCTGATCTACGAGGAGACCCGCGGGGTGTTGAAGGTTTTCCTGGAGAATGTGATCCGGGATGCGGTCACCTACACTGAACACGCCAAGCGCAAGACGGTGACTGCCATGGATGTGGTTTACGCTCTGAAACGCCAGGGCCGCACTCTCTATGGCTTCGGCGGCTGA
- the LOC140189016 gene encoding histone H3: MARTKQTARKSTGGKAPRKQLATKAARKSAPATGGVKKPHRYRPGTVALREIRRYQKSTELLIRKLPFQRLVREIAQDFKTDLRFQSSAVMALQEASEAYLVGLFEDTNLCAIHAKRVTIMPKDIQLARRIRGERA; encoded by the coding sequence ATGGCCCGTACCAAGCAGACAGCGCGTAAATCGACCGGAGGGAAAGCTCCTCGCAAACAATTGGCGACCAAAGCGGCGCGGAAGAGCGCTCCAGCCACCGGCGGAGTGAAGAAGCCTCATCGCTACCGGCCCGGCACCGTGGCTCTGCGGGAGATCCGGCGCTACCAGAAATCCACCGAGCTGCTCATCCGCAAACTTCCCTTCCAGCGCCTGGTGCGGGAGATCGCTCAGGACTTCAAAACCGATCTGCGCTTCCAGAGCTCGGCCGTCATGGCCCTGCAGGAGGCCAGCGAGGCTTACCTGGTCGGGCTGTTTGAGGACACTAACCTGTGCGCCATCCACGCCAAGCGAGTCACCATCATGCCCAAGGACATCCAGTTGGCCCGCCGCATCCGCGGGGAGCGCGCCTAA
- the LOC140188883 gene encoding uncharacterized protein, whose product MPYDSCKSQSETRLYFAQFWSSSCRKDAMKLATFSRVADITEIAPAETAPPAAPAAAKKTPKKAAAGRSKPAGPKLGEQIDKIVADCRDRKGMSAVAIMKALTSSGVDVGKRRAQIRMYIRKRVESGSLVQTKGTGLSGSFKSGQGKSAVKAVKKANKPSVKKSAIKKSPSKKSGAKKPAAKKAAAKKPAAKKAAAKKPAAKKAAAKKPAAKKTAAKKPAAKKAAAKKPAASKPKSPKKLAAPKKKAAKKTAVKK is encoded by the exons ATGCCGTATGACAGCTGTAAAAGTCAAAGTGAGACCAGACTGTattttgcacagttctggtcatccagtTGCAGGAAAGATGCCATGAAGCTGGCAA CATTTTCCAGAGTCGCCGACATAACCGAGATAGCACCCGCCGAAACGGCTCCTCCAGCCGCACCCGCCGCCGCAAAGAAGACTCCCAAGAAGGCGGCGGCCGGCCGGAGCAAACCAGCCGGTCCCAAACTGGGCGAACAAATCGATAAGATTGTGGCGGATTGTCGCGATAGGAAGGGGATGTCCGCTGTGGCCATCATGAAGGCTCTGACCAGCAGCGGTGTCGATGTGGGGAAACGTCGCGCCCAGATCAGGATGTACATCAGGAAGAGAGTGGAAAGCGGCTCCTTGGTTCAGACCAAGGGCAcgggtctttcgggatcctttaAATCCGGTCAAGGAAAAAGTGCCGTGAAAGCGGTGAAGAAAGCGAACAAGCCATCGGTAAAGAAATCTGCCATCAAGAAATCTCCCAGCAAGAAGTCTGGCGCCAAGAAACCAGCGGCTAAAAAGGCGGCAGCGAAGAAACCAGCGGCTAAAAAAGCGGCAGCGAAGAAACCAGCGGCTAAAAAAGCGGCAGCGAAGAAACCAGCGGCTAAAAAAACGGCAGCTAAGAAACCAGCGGCTAAAAAAGCGGCAGCTAAGAAACCAGCGGCGTCGAAGCCAAAGAGCCCCAAGAAACTCGCAGCCCCGAAGAAGAAGGCGGCCAAGAAGACAGCAGTCAAAAAGTGA